A stretch of DNA from Microlunatus capsulatus:
CGGACGCTGGCCGACTCCCCGGCCAGGCCCGACTCCAGCGCGACGCTGGCGGTGCTCTCCGGGGCGACCTCGACGACGTCGGCACCGGCCGGGGCGAAGGGGCCGCTGAGGCCCAGCACCTCGACCGAGACCGAGGCCCGGTCGGGCCCGGGGTTGACCACCTCGAGCGAGCGCGCGCCGACGTCGCCCGGCACCCCGGCCACGACGACCGCGGGACCGGGGGCGACCGAGGGAACCTGCCAGTCCGCGCCGGCGGGCCTGAGGTCGTCGGTGCGGATGCGGCGGGCGGCCACGCTCACCCGGCCCTCGCTGGCCCGGACGGCCACGCTCAGCGGGCCGTCGGCGTCGACGAGGCTGCTGACCGAGACGGCCCGCGACGAGCGGCCGCTGACGACCACCCCGGGGCTGCCCGGCACCACGACCCGGCCCTGCGGGCCGAAGAAGCGGAGGTCGACCTCGGCCTGGGCGTCGTCGGGGTTGCTGAGGACCAGCTCGGTCCGGTCGCTGTCGCGCGAGCCGACCCCGACGAACCACTGCTCGGTGCCGGGCACCAGGCACGGGGCGGCCATCAGGCCGGCGGTCTCGCCGCCGTCCTCCTGGCTGGTGACGGCGCCGCTGCCCGCGGTGGCCAGCGCGCCCTCGCCGGTGAGCAGCAGCGGGGCGCCGACGCCGGTCTGCACCGCGCCGCTGCCGGGCTGGGTGACCTCGAGGTCCCCGGCGCCGCCGGCCAGCGGGGCGCCGGTCAGCGAGCCGGTGCCCGACGCCGCGCCCTGCGCCGCGGCCACGGCCGAGACGGTGCTGGTCGGGGCGTCGCCGTCAGCGGAGGCGCTGGCCGAGGGGGTGGGTGACGCGGACGGCGAGGCCGACGGCGTCGGGCTGGGGGCGGGGTCCGACGGCGTCGGGCTGCCGCCCGGCTCGCCGCTGGTGCTCCCGCCCGGGGTGGGCGTCGCGGTCGGCGAGGGCAGGGTGTCCGCCGCGCCGGCGGTGCAGACGGCGCTGGTCCGGCCGACGACGAGGCCGGCGGCGGTCGTGGGGGCGGCGCTGCGCGCGCCCAGCAGGCTGCCGCCGCCGAGCACCAGCACCAGGGCCAGGGCCACCAGGAGGCCGGCCACGGCCGTCCGGACGCCGCGACGGTCGCGCATCCGCTCTCCGCTGTAGTCCGACATCAGCCCACCTCCGCCAGGGTCGCGGCCCGGCGGGCCGACTTCGTGGGGTCCCGGACCTCGGGACGCCGGACGGCCGGGGCGGCGAGCACGCACGCGACGGCCACCAGCAGGCCCTGGGCCGGCAGGAACCAGTGGGACACCGAGGGCAGCGACCAGACCAGCTGGCCCCCCGCCGCGGGCACCGCGAAGCCCTGCTGCCAGCCGGCGTCGACGCGCGCGAGCGGCTGCCCGTCCAGGGTGGCCTCCCAGCGGCGGTCAACGGCCTCGCCCAGCAGGAGCTGGCGGCCCTCCCCGCCGGGCGGCACGACGGCGGAGCCGCCGGCGACCGGAGTCCGGGTGGCGCCGTCGACGAGGACGCTGCGGCTGACGGCGGGCTCGAGGCGCCACACCGTCGCGCCGTCGTCGCCGCTGGCCGCGCCGAGGCCGGGGGTGTTGTCGATCCGCGCCCGCTCCTCCTCGGTGGCGCCCTGGACCCACACGTAGCCGACGCCGAGCGCGCCCAGCTGCGGGGCGATGTCGGAGTCGGCCGTCCCGGCCACGAGGC
This window harbors:
- a CDS encoding DUF5719 family protein, whose product is MSDYSGERMRDRRGVRTAVAGLLVALALVLVLGGGSLLGARSAAPTTAAGLVVGRTSAVCTAGAADTLPSPTATPTPGGSTSGEPGGSPTPSDPAPSPTPSASPSASPTPSASASADGDAPTSTVSAVAAAQGAASGTGSLTGAPLAGGAGDLEVTQPGSGAVQTGVGAPLLLTGEGALATAGSGAVTSQEDGGETAGLMAAPCLVPGTEQWFVGVGSRDSDRTELVLSNPDDAQAEVDLRFFGPQGRVVVPGSPGVVVSGRSSRAVSVSSLVDADGPLSVAVRASEGRVSVAARRIRTDDLRPAGADWQVPSVAPGPAVVVAGVPGDVGARSLEVVNPGPDRASVSVEVLGLSGPFAPAGADVVEVAPESTASVALESGLAGESASVRLSSTTPVSAAVVSTSSREDAQADLAVQSALPPLVRQGVSAVGAGSGSTAAELVLSNGGDADAQTSFREVSYTGVVLREDDILLAAGGTATRRLTGTGPSYVVVDVPDGSSVVGSVILTQPEGDVAGLATLPLTSPDVASRAPSVEQDPAVAR